The following is a genomic window from Labeo rohita strain BAU-BD-2019 chromosome 11, IGBB_LRoh.1.0, whole genome shotgun sequence.
TCTCCAGACGTGCAACGCTATTGGTCAGAACGCCAGCTGAAAGTGTGCAGCGATTGGCCAGAAGCCTGTCAATCACCGCACCAGCACACAGCAGAGAGCACTGTGCACTAAACTAACGTGGACTGACTCATTACACTGAGAACAGAGCAACAATTCTCATTTTAACTTACACTCATCATACTTTACATAATAAAACACGCGTCTAAACAGTACTAGCAACTTAATCTAGAAATAATACCGTTTGAGTATTGAATAATTCATAGCTCACTGCATGAGTTCGTAATACTTTCATGTACAACCAACAGAGCACCGATCATTCAGCAGCTTTATATTTGTTAGGTATTCTACCAGCGTGTCAGTTTGATCTGTAGTGCCACAGCACAGTTACTAGACTGGTTAAAGCTCAACCTGTCGTAGCAACtaggttaaaaaaacaactagCAGAGGCGGAGCGTGCTTTCCTTGACCGCTATGTCTCCATAGTAACACAGATTCCACAACTGGGCCAAATCATTTGCAAAAAGCGAGCAAACAATACAAAAGCACCTAATTTGATGGACTCTTTAAGAGTGAGAAATTAAAGGCGTCTGTGCCTTCTTGATATGCAGTGCactcaaaatttaaaatgtacacaagtcttaaaaatgtcttgagaAACAAACTTAAATCTCACCAATTCAATCACCACAGCAAAGCAATGTTATAACTTGCACATCCTTTAGAAACAGCATTTCAATTGCATACCTCCACAAAAATCAAATTTAGTTTTGCAATACCAGTTCAAATATTTCCAAAATTAATGCGTCAATGCATAGCAGCAGTTTATTTCTCAAACAAGAATGACTATTCAAATACAgcaatttccatttttttttccacataatgcattcttcctttgaaatattaaaagagCAAACACTATTAAATCTACTATAGGCTATTAAATAAACAATCCAATGCTCACAGGTAGTTTATAGCAGTATTAATGTCTTTAACACTTACCTGAACATGAACATGTTAATCAGGAAGGCTCAGTGTCAAAAAGGCACAAAGTAAAATATGCAGTCCACAAAGCTGGAGAATGCAAAACAGCAGAAATGCACTTAACGACTTATTAATTTAATTCGAAAGCATTTCACAATAACAAAAGTACAATATCAACccatataaaaataacttaaataaccATGATCTCACACCCAGTGCAAGCAGATTCAAAGcatcaaagaacagcatttgagaGCAATCCCACTTAACCTGCTTTGATAGAAATGCATTGAGAATGTACAGAATTTTTTGAAAACCAGGTTGGAAGAGAGAAATGACAACCATGTGCTACTTGAAGGTTTTTAGAAAAGCTTGTGCAGCATAACATCATTTGCCATCATAATCCACAGCcaaaacaatgaaacattttatgCGCCTCTCATCAGCGCAGTTTGTATGAGAATTGCGTATCCCCTCATATAATTCAGAACAAAGTTCAAAAACAGCcatattcaaaaatgtattcctctttatttttacacatgGAAACACCGCATTATTAAATAGCCATCTGTTGCACAACTAGGGCAGAATTTCATTAGTTGTTGATCCAAACGCTATATTTTCGGCATAAGACTACATCTATACTGGTGTAGTTCAACAGAATCTTAACTAAAATTATTACTCAACTGAACAAAATCTTTTCCACtcttataaaaaacaaaaaaacaaaacaaaaacgtatTTAACAGTATGACTCTTTTACCTGAAATGCTTAGTtgtaacagaaaatattaagcattgcCTTCTCATCCcaggtatttaaaaaatacattttaaatcatacatAAGGTGATAAAAGGTCAAGGCTGCAATATAAAGACAGTCTAAAGCAACAAGCAATCGATTAGAACTACAGTCTCATCTCTACAATAACACATctgatgaaaatattttaaatatagtttaatatGGGAAACAAGGAAGTCAcagcaaaacattttattgttcatatctgaactgaaaagaaaaaaacagaagcaCAGGAGAGAACACAATACCTTTAAGTGTCATCATTTGCAGGAATGGCATTTTATTGACAAAAGTAGCTGGAACGTATTTACAAGAGAAAAAGCGCTGGAACGTCAATAACTAAGCATAACAATTAAATCCATTTCaacaacagttaaaaaaaaaaagccaaacatccaaaaaaaaaagaaagctatCAAACACCACAGCAATGAGAAGAAAAGCTAAGCAAAGAGAGTAAAATGCTTTCATATACATATTACAATGTGGCATTTGCTTCACATCCCCGCTTAGCATTTACAGAATTGGTTTGACATCAGGCTTTTTAAAGCAATCCAATGTGACAGCAACAGATATtgataaagacatgaacatttgcattttattgaCATAGAGAAAAGCTTGCAGCAGAGAGCAAACATTGTAACTGAAGTATAGGCATGAATTTAGCACACAATGCACGGCAGCACGATTATACCTCAGAAGGAAACGTGTAGATGCAACATGGATCATAtacaggtgtgaaaaacttgagCGGAGGCACAAAATGCGCAAACATACTTGCCAGTTAACCTCCATCGCAGATATTAGGCTCTATTGAACATACCCCTATAAAGAAGCCCCTCTTTTAGATCTGCAGAAGTGAACTAACACATTATTGACCTCAAGTCTTAAACAATGCTGTTGAgaggaatttaaaataaacagtctTTCCTTAGTTATGTCATGCTTCATATAACTACAGTCTTGGATAAATAAAGTgtccagaaaaaaagaaaatctaataCTCATCAGTTTCTTCTTCTGTACATAAAAACAACCAGATacggtattttttttttcagaaaaacgtGTCAAAAGGTAAGACATGGAAGTTGCTTTCATCCCAAAGTGATCTTAACTTTTCTTGCCCCAATGGGCCTATCATTCAGGTCCATAACAGCAGCCATTGCTTCATCATGGGAGTCAAAAGCAACCATCGCTTCCCCAGTGGGCAAACCTTTCTCATTGAATTGCAAGCACACAGAACCAGGCAACACTTGATAGCCGTAGAAGAAATCAATAATCTCATCAACGGTCACAGTAAATGGCATGTTTTGAATTTTGACAATGGTGGGCCGCTGATTACCTGGACCACCGCTGGATGGTCCTCTTAAACTCTCAGAAGCTGGCCGCTGACCTTGGCTACCGCCACGATTTTGGTTGACTGCTTTACGAGAAGATCCATTATCAAACGGTGGGATGCCCCGTAGGGGCTCTAGCGCGCCAACAAAGCCGGAAGGTGCGGTGCTGCCGTCAGGTCTAAAACCAGGGTGCTCTAGAACAGGACCGGGCAGAGGTCCTCCAACCATTGGCGGGGGAACGCTAAGCGAGACGTCGCCCAAAGCAGCGCCAAGTGGTGGCAAAGGTGGTGGACCTGCCAGTCCATTACCTGGGGCAACGAACGGGTTGACAAAAGGGGGACCGTTGCCAAGGGTTCCTACAGCATTTCTCAGAAAACTGAACTCATCGCCAGTCATTCCTGGAAAAGCGTGAGGTGCTTGGGGAACTTGGGACTGGGGCTGAGTATGTACATGGGCATGGGCATGAGCATGAGCATGGGCATGAGCATGGGCATGGGCATGGGCGTGAGAATTTCCTTGGGATTTCTGGCCTCTTTTTGCCTGGGGAGGAGGATTTCTCTCAACTTCCTTCATCTGCTCGAACGTTACCAAATGAACAAAGGCATCCCTGCCGTTCAATTTCTGCCTATGTAGTCTCTCTGCTTTAAGTGCGTCCTCATCAGACTTAAACTGCACAATAGCCTGGCCAAGCCCGTTCCCATTTGCGTCAACTAGCACCTTAAGGCTTTCCTCAAACAACTGAATGCCATCAAGAAACAGACGGACATCTTTCTTTGTCACGTTATAGGGAATATTGGTTATGTGAGCACAGTTCTTGGCACTCTTTCCTCCTTCACCTGAGCTATTCTTCTGATCACCTTGGGATCCCTGCATTCGTTTGCGAATGGCGTCTATCTTTTCAtacatgtttttctttgtgATCGGATGCACCTGTATGAAGCGACTACCCATGTACTGCATATGGCATCCGAGAGCAGCTTTGTAGTCCGTTTCATTCCTAAACTCAACAAATCCCTCACCGGTAGCCCTGCCATTGGGCCCATACGCAATATAAATGCTATCTTCAACAATGTCAAGATTTTTGAAAAACTCAAAGATCTGCTTGTTTTCTGCTTCATATGGGAGTCCTTTCAGATATACACAGAATTCTAGTTTGTGGGGAGAACGAGATCTGGCTCGTTCGCGGCCAGAGGGTGGTGGAGAATTGGCGCTTCTGCGACGATGCCGGTTGTGTTCGGAGTCGCCACCTGATTTAGACTGTCCCGCACTCTCTCTCCACTGTCGCTCTGTAGCTGGAGAAACCTCGACGTATCTTTGGCCTATCATTCCTGCATTTCTTTTCAGAGCCTCAAAAGACTCTTGGGGTGAGAAGAACTTAACCAACGCCCTGCCGTTGTTTCTACCCAGGTTGTCTTTGAGCAAGCGAACGGACTCGATTCCAAGTCCCTGGAAAAAATCTCTAACTTCATTTTCAGTGACTGAAAACGGAAGGCCGTGTAGATGAATGTAAAACTCATCTGGGTTTGTCACTGATGATTTCATGTGAGCTTGGAGGTTCAGGGGGTTTAGAGGGTTTAAGGGATTCAGGAACATTGGATTGGGATTTCCGAGAGACAGTGGACCGGAGGCTAAACCACCGGTGACAGGGCCAACTGGGGGAGGGACGCCGGGGTTGAATGGTGGAAGCGCAGATAGGTGTGGCATGTGTGCAATGGGAGGGACCGGAGGCACTGACGTGAGCGGATTAACAGTTGGAACCGGTGGCATTGTGGACACTGGTGGCGGTACTGGTATGGGGGGCATCGGTGGTAGAGTTGGCATGGTGGGCAAGGGAGGTATTGGGGGCGGTACAGAGTTCAACGACGACATTGCTGTGGTCATTGTGGATCCCAAACTAAGACTTGGGCTGCTGAAATTGTTAAAGTTTGGGGGCATGTTGCCCATTGTAGTGGTTGAAAATGTGGGGACAGTCTTGTTGCTTACAGGCTCGTGTGTTGACACTGCTGTGGTGGCTGTAGTTGAAGTTGTGTTACTAAAGCCTTGTGCTGTGGTTGGCAAGTTACCTCTTCCACTTCCACCAGTACTAACCGGTGGACCAGGCCTACTGCCATTTCCTGTGGCAACCTCTGCGCTGCCAGTTTCAAAGCGCCTACGGCTGAGCTCGATCATATTTTGCATTTCGGTTTTGCTACTCAGCAACAGAGAAACTTTGGACCCTTTGATCGACCCCCCTGTGCGCATCATCCCAAGCCTTGCATCTTCATCTGTGGCGAACACGATAAAAGCCTCACCGTGTTCACCCCCTACAATATGCACACCACCATCCGGGATGGTCAATCCAGAGAAGAAATGGCGTATGTCCATAGTCCCAGCCACAATGGGGAGACCCTGCAAACGGATGACCACAGCCATGCTGAGGTGCAACAACAAACACCTGTAGATGAAAGAAGGCAACGACTGTCAGGCTATGGTAAAAGGCAGAAAACCAGTATACAATCCACAAGAAGACAATTAACAGCAAGACCAAAGATTATGTGAGAAAACACATTATAGCAGAATAAATAGCGCTTGAATTTTAACACTGCGAAGCCAGTATGAAACAAATTTTTAGCTCATCACATTGTTTAGTGGCTTTGTAGATGTAGCCAAAGCACACTAccatatttcatttcatttcatagcATGCAACAGcagtttattataaaaatcaaatcaGAACAATATATGACTAATGAATTGAGCTGAACAAACCTTAACAACAGCAATTTTCAAAGTgcatttaaaaccatttttaaacacAATCTTGAAACACTacataaaatactgttaaacaTCCCAATTGCATGAGTTTAACTGACAACGTAACTCACAATCTTCAAATGTAACAGGGGGCCCAACCACTAATACCATTTGGTATTTTGTATTAAGCAAATATGGCGCAGCCCACTGATTTTCAATTCTGATCCTGGGGACCCAcagcactgcacatttttatattatctgACACATTCAGTCACAAAAGATCTCTTCTAATGAGCTGataattgaaatgttttaaataaagaacaTGTACAAAATATGCTGTGGATTGAAAACCACTGGTGTAGCCTATTCTACAGTGTCTCTGACTTAATGGTTTACTGACCACAGGGTTCCCAAACCTTTTGACCCATAGATTTCTATGGCTTTTATAGTCACCTGTGATTAATGGATAAGCATTTTTtccaaatcatttttaaaaataaaaaaataaaaatagagacTGCActcaacaaaaacaatttatagCTTAGCTGACCAATTATTTAGGAGCTGAGCAGAACCAGAAAAACTTGCGTTGCATGACTCAAGCATTTTTCCAGACTTAAAAATCCCAATTTCAAATTTCTTCAATTTCAACAACTGTGGGAACCGTAAATAAGCTTAGATATGCTCATTTTACTGTAGCCACCAACAACCTAAAAGAAAGATTGGCAGCAGTTTTCTTATTGTCCCCCACAACTTTAAtagcattgtttaaaaaataaaagagagagaaagagaactGCATTGTAGATAGTGTCAACCATTCGAACAGAACGcatatattacaatacattttaagataacAACAATAAACCACATTTCTAGATTCTAAatgaaggcttttttttttttcaataattaaaaaaagtagtaGTTGACCAAACATCTCCAAGTTTAGTTGACTAAGATCCCTCGAATGCTTACCTGTATTAAAAGTGCTGCTTCGTTACAAGATGCACAGGATACCCAATCCAATCCTGACGGCaatcatttaaaatcaattcttgactgtaataaaaagaataaacgGAGGGAAATATATGTAAACAGCATTAGAACAAGCATACCCATGAGTGTCTCCAAGAAAAACATTCAGTGCCAGCCATTTCCAGCCCATTTAGTATAACAGATTCTTGTACAACAAAACTAAAAGTTTAATCACCACTTGTGCACATCAGATGTTGGCCAGCTGCTTCGCAAAAGCCATACACATAAAAATTGGTCTTAAAACGCATGCATGTCATGTATTTCAAGAACCCAGCAAACATTCATTCTTAACAgcaacacaaaacatttttgaacattttcaaataacagaaagggaaaaaaacagatgtCAAAGCATGTTAAGCTATAAAAACAGATTGTGACCTTCCATGGAGTGAATCTAACATCTGATAATGTTGATGAAGTTGTGAGCAAAGTGTAAGAAATGTAATTAAAGTGCATATCTAACAGTATCTGGCTTTTGTCAGCCTGACATGTATTTCTGAATTGCAAAATAGTAACCTGTaaacatacagaaaaacagaagaAGGCCAGTTTGACAGCAAGAACAACTGTACAACCACTGTACATTTTTAGAAACCTTTCTTCACTATCACACTACACAGAGAATATGAAATTTACACTTGACTCAATCCATGACACATTAAACCTCCTGAAAATAGAAActctcattatttactcacattCAAGACTCCAGTTCATCTCTGGAAACCCAAAGAGATTTCATATCCTTTCCACTTAAAGTCCATGCAACTAAACGTAATATaccaaaaagtacaaaaagaaATAATCCATATGAATTGAGGGGCGTAATCAAAATCTTCTGAAGAGACATGACCACTTCATATAATAAACAGATTTAATTCAGACACATAAACAATCACCAACTCTCATACATGGAGCCTAACAAAGATAAAGAAAAGCTCAAAGATGCTTGCTTGATGCACGAGAACAAATCTCCTCATTCTCCAAGATGTTGATTAAACCTCACATTTTCAATGGATTACTCTTGCGGTCTCTTTATGTACTTTTTGATGTGCTCTAGTTTCAAAGGACGGATAGATAGGtttccttaaaaatattttatttgtgtttcaaagatgactGAAAGTGTTATCAGTTTGGGTGAGAAATGtgcaattttcatttctgggtgaacagTTTAAATGGGAGAAACGTATTTGATCCCCTACCACCAGAAACCACAAAACTAGGTTAGTTTTTACATAAAGAGTGTATTTAAACCAAAATGTGACAAACTcctacatttaaataacattaaaacaacCCAAAACTGGTAACTAGGTCACCTTAATCACAGACCACTAACCATAAACCTGAATGCAtgtaaaaacagataaaaacaaCCAACAACCAACTAATTAAATACAACACCAAGGTAGAAGTCTGCTAAATGAACCttgaaaacattataaaaacccTTAACTTACAGATTTCTATTGCAGCAACGCTTTTCACGTAAACCAAAATCTCCAATGCCACAACGTCAGATTTATGCTCAAATATGACGAAGTGCTACAAACTTAAGACAACATCGAACATGAAATGAGCTTCATACGGGGTACATTGCAAATTATTTGTCAAATAGAGCGTATTCACGTTTGCAGCTTGCTTTTGTAAGAACCACCAACCACTGAAATACAAGTGAGAATCATAACAATGGACACAGAGAGGTATGACCAGCCGTTCGAGAAAAGCTTTGAAACACAGCACTCTTTGATTTCTTGAATAAGAAAAACATCTAGCTGAATAAGAGTTTAACAATAACATCCATGGCATGGCGTCATCAGCCATTCAAACCTCAAAACCAGCGAGATGACAAAATGGCGCCGTCTGTATTTACAAGCGCAAATGGGCTGATGCCGTTTACGACAGAAACAAAGCTCGCTGCTACTCTCTGAATCGTTCAATTCAGCATAGCACTTCTCAGAAATAAGAAAACAACATACCCGTTGCACAAGAAGGAAAAGATGCCTGGCTAGCTCCGTATTACccatttaaacaaaactaaGTTATGTCGTTTGCTTGCAGCTCACAATCATCCTGCCCTCCAttaaaccactgcatttttgcaAATGTCGACAGTGTTGTGTATGGCTACATGAAATACATTGTGTGTATTGATGTACTTTGCATATTCTTACCGAAATTATTTGACTTAAAtgatctttttaaaacaataaagacGAAACGCTTCAGTTCTGCTCTTCCACCTCTTGTTCTTCAGCGTCTGGTTGTGCTCGATCTACTCTGTATCGACACTGGAAAGAGAGCGACGGCGCATGCGCTCCTGTAAGCCAATCAGTAAACGCACTGCACAGGCGCATGGTGTAGTGGGCGGGTCTGGGCCGGGACACGCCTCCTCAGCCGGACAGAGTGGCAGAAAGTGGTGTTGGGGGAAACGCgttacaagtaacgtgagttacgtaataatattactttttttcaagtaactagtaaagtaacgcatgaCTTttgaaattctaagaaaatatctgagttactttttcaaataagtaacgccagttacttttttcccccatttattgattgacaagtctcctgtcgggaaattttgagtaaacatgatgttactgtagttctagactaaatgtgaacatgcattagtTCATCTCacttaaaaaaacagattcagtattgttcaaaatgaataaaaacggtgaaatgcaaactcagaatatgacgcaaccctgcaataattaaatgttaaataaaacaaatatcctttatgtatttaatcccattttattaaccaatgtctttgctgctgacctacgatgatgcaattcagccatactaataagcaaaattgctttagataaactaacatttgtgcttcatttttttatagctgaagagtggtgatctgcaaaaatgtacttttctttcagcctgaggtgaattcatttcacttctggtgtaaaagggcttttacattagaattgttttataattaaaacaaagaagcaagtccTGCCTAGATAtaaaaaagtaacgcaaaagtaacgcaacacattacttttcataaaaagtaactaagtaaagcaattagttactttttcagggagtaacgcaaaattgtaatgcattactcttaaaagtaactttccccaacactggcagAAAGAGCCTTCAGCGtaaatcaggggtgctcaaccctgttcctggagatctacgttcctgcagagttcaggaCTGCATTTAGCCCAGACATAAcgatacaaaatgtttttttaacagaaacGGTGGTGCGTTGCAACTATGAGTATTAGGCTTATCATTATTGCTGATCACTGTTGTTGTGCTatgatattgtaatatttgcCATTATATAATCAGAGGAGTATAGAAAAGTTTATGAAAGTGTCACTCTACAATACActagcaaaatatataaatatgcacagtatttt
Proteins encoded in this region:
- the rbm12 gene encoding RNA-binding protein 12, which codes for MAVVIRLQGLPIVAGTMDIRHFFSGLTIPDGGVHIVGGEHGEAFIVFATDEDARLGMMRTGGSIKGSKVSLLLSSKTEMQNMIELSRRRFETGSAEVATGNGSRPGPPVSTGGSGRGNLPTTAQGFSNTTSTTATTAVSTHEPVSNKTVPTFSTTTMGNMPPNFNNFSSPSLSLGSTMTTAMSSLNSVPPPIPPLPTMPTLPPMPPIPVPPPVSTMPPVPTVNPLTSVPPVPPIAHMPHLSALPPFNPGVPPPVGPVTGGLASGPLSLGNPNPMFLNPLNPLNPLNLQAHMKSSVTNPDEFYIHLHGLPFSVTENEVRDFFQGLGIESVRLLKDNLGRNNGRALVKFFSPQESFEALKRNAGMIGQRYVEVSPATERQWRESAGQSKSGGDSEHNRHRRRSANSPPPSGRERARSRSPHKLEFCVYLKGLPYEAENKQIFEFFKNLDIVEDSIYIAYGPNGRATGEGFVEFRNETDYKAALGCHMQYMGSRFIQVHPITKKNMYEKIDAIRKRMQGSQGDQKNSSGEGGKSAKNCAHITNIPYNVTKKDVRLFLDGIQLFEESLKVLVDANGNGLGQAIVQFKSDEDALKAERLHRQKLNGRDAFVHLVTFEQMKEVERNPPPQAKRGQKSQGNSHAHAHAHAHAHAHAHAHAHVHTQPQSQVPQAPHAFPGMTGDEFSFLRNAVGTLGNGPPFVNPFVAPGNGLAGPPPLPPLGAALGDVSLSVPPPMVGGPLPGPVLEHPGFRPDGSTAPSGFVGALEPLRGIPPFDNGSSRKAVNQNRGGSQGQRPASESLRGPSSGGPGNQRPTIVKIQNMPFTVTVDEIIDFFYGYQVLPGSVCLQFNEKGLPTGEAMVAFDSHDEAMAAVMDLNDRPIGARKVKITLG